The Verrucomicrobiales bacterium genomic sequence GAGCGAACGAGTCGCGAACCCATTCGTGGAGGATGCGATAGCTCTCCTCTGCTCGCAGTTCATACCAAGGATCAGCGGGCGGGAAGGCGAGGCTGTAGGTCCAGTCGTGGTCGTGCGGCACCAAGCCACCGCCGGTCGGTCGGCGGAGCAGAGGGCGGAGAGGGGTCAGGGAGGCGATTTCGGCGTGCCTTTGGAAGTATCCGAAGGTCGCCGCCGGTTCCGTCCAGGAGTAGAATCGGAGGACGGGGCTCCCGATTTCCTCCGACTGCTCCATGAGGGCTTCGTCCAAAGCCATGTTCTCCGCTCCGGAGGCCGGCCCGGTATCGATCCACTGCCAGGCTCGTGAGGTCATGGCGCGGCCTTGGTCGCCGGGTCGGGCTGGGCGGGAAGCCTTTTCAGACGCAACGAGCCGGCATCGAAGTAAGCGCTGCCGCTTTGGGCCCGCAGATCGCAGATCAGCTCAATCTCCTCCTGCTCTCCCACGATGAACTCGTAGCGCATCTCTTGCCAGCCGCTGTCGTTCACCAAGCCTTGCTGACGCCGGCGTTGGGAGATGCGCAGCCCCGCTCCTGAGCCCCGCACCGAGTTGCTGATCGGCACCAGCTTCTCGGTGCGCATCCGACCCGATAGCTGGTAGCGTCCGGGCTCGAGCAGCACCACCGACCGATAGGAGGCCAGGCACGCCTCGGAGGACTCGCCGGCGGACGGCGGTTCGCTGGGAGCTGTCTCAATCACTAGAACCTGCCGCCCTCCCTCCTCGGCGCGCCTGAACTGCGCTGCTCCGGCGTCGATGCGGGTGCGCCAGTTGGACAGCTCGGCTTCCCCCTCGGCGTTGAACGTGGGGGTGGTGGGAGCCGCCTCGGTCAGGATGCGTCGCAGGTAGGCCGCCCGTTGGGTAACCTGTCGTGCGAGGTTCTTCACTGCGGCGTCGTGGGCGGTTGCCGACTCTGCATCCTGCGCGGCGAGCACGGGGCGGATCCGTGCGGCCACGCTCCGGATTCTTGCCGTGATCCGGTCGGCGATGAAAACGTTGGTGGTGAGTTCGGCGGCGCGGGCTCGGTAGCGCGCCTTCATTCCAGAAGCCGTCAGCAGACTGGCCGCCACGAGGCCCTGGGGTGGGGGTGAAACGGTTCCGTTAGGGCTCCAGAACATTTGATCCATCCCGTGCGGAAGGAAGACGATTCGGTCCGAATCAGGGTCATGGTAGATCCGATAGTTGTTGGCCTTCATCAGATAGCCATCCCAATGCCAGGTCATCATTTCGACCGCGATAAAGCTGAGGAAACGTTCCACATCGAGCCGCCGCTCCAGTTCGGCCCTGCGGAGCTGGGGGTTGGAGATTTCGCAGGCACGCACCAGCCGCTCTACCGCTGGCTGTCCTTCCTCGGTGCCGGAGATGCGCTCCAGAGTCTCGGTGACGTCGCGCAAGAATCCGCCGTCGTAGAGATTTCCTTTGACGTTTGCAAAGTGCCGCTTGAGAAAGGGTTTTCCAAAGCCCTCCTTGAGAACGTAGAGGCCCAGGCGTCGGCCATTGAGCTCGACCGCAGCGTGACTGACGCGAGTGGCGGGCACGCCAGCCTCCAGGAATAACTCACTGCAGATCAGTTCCGTCAGATAGCTGGGGTCTTGGACTGAATTGTTGAGGTGCAGTTTGTCGAGCCCGTGGAATTTTTGCCCCTTCTTGAATTTGTCAAAGTTCAGAGTGAGCGCGGGTTGGTTGTCTACATCCCTAAAGCTGCCTGCGGCGCCCTTGAGATGGATGCCCACGTTTTCGTAAGTGTTGGATCCCTCTTGAATTTTGGCTTGGACATACGTTCTGGGTTCCCTCCGCAGCGACCGCAGCGCGTTCTCGCTCAACTGAATCTTGATCACGGGGATGGTCTGGCTCGCGAAGAAGGCGTCACTCTCGGTCTTGGCCTGAACACTCGGTGCCGCTGTTGTGCTCTGTGGACTCGGTGCGACAGTTGCGCCGAAGCAGGGGGAAACAAGTCCAGTCGCGCAGAGAAGCTGTGCGATCAGAAGAGCGGCCGCTGAGATAGAATGCCATCCATCCACTGCTGGGCCACTCTACGCGTGATAGCCCCCGGGGGCAAGGCCCCACATAGAGGCATCCGGTTACACCGCGACTTCGCCACCTTTCTCACCCATCTCCAATCACACCCGCCGATCCGCACCACCGCGCATTTAGGCTTGTTTTTATGGGTTCTGGGGTCGTATTTTTTTCAGCATGAAGTTCCTCCATTCCCTTCCCTCCGCGAAGACTTGGTTGATGTACACGACTCTGGTCCTGACTCTCTGCGACGGATCGGCTCGAGGTGCCACGTTGACGGTCACGACCACAGCCGATGACGGCACCGGCTCCTTACGGAAGGCGATTCTGAACGCAGCTGCCAACGACCTCATCGTCTTTGATCCAGCGCTCGACGGTCAGACGATTTCTTTGACCAGCGGCGAGCTGTTCATTGCGCGCAATCTGACGATTCGGGGGCTGGGCGCCAATCGGTTGACGATCAACGCCAACGGACTTAGTCGTGTTTTTAATGTCGATACAACAGAAGCTACCCTATCCGACCTGACCATCACCGGCGGTTTTGTCGGGGGAACCGATCCGCACTCGCCTGGAGGTGGCGGGATCGTCAACTTTTCAAACCTCACTCTCCAGCGTTGTCACATCACCGGGAACCATGCGGAGTTCCACGGCGGCGGGATCGCGAGCTATTTCAACCTGGTGATTGACGGGTGCACGATCAGTTCGAACAGCGCTCACTCCTCCATTTTTAGGGTCCCTCCTACCACGGCTGGCGATGCGCGAGGCGGTGGGGTTTATGGGGCTGCCACCATTGTGTTTTTGAATTCCACCATCAGCGGCAATGTGGCGTTCCACGACGGAGGTCTTTTCAACATCACTCCTTCCGCGCGCGGCGGTGGAGTGTATCTGGAGGGAACGGGCTCCCCTCGGTTTGAGAGTTGCACGATCGTTTCAAATTCCATCGTGCTTGTCCCGCGACCTAATTTTGGACCGGCCGATGGGTTGGCCTGGGGGGGAGGCATTAACATTCAGAACGCCGAGATGACAGCCACTCTGCGCAATTGCATTCTGGCCGGAAACTCCTTGTCGCCGTCCAGCATTGACTGCGGCCCTGACGTGGGCTGTGGCGGTTTGATCTCATTAGGGCACAACGTGGTTGGAAACGGACAGCCGGGCATCAGTGGGAACGCGGTCGGAGATAAGGTCGGGACTAGCCAAAATCCGATCGATCCACGGCTCAGTCCCCTGAAGGACAATCTGGGCCCGACTCCCACCCATGCCCTGCTCAAGCATAGCCCGGCTGTGAACGCTGGGGAGAATGCCGGGGCTTCGGTCGCCGATCAGCGGGGAGAGCCGCGGATCGTCGGCGGAACGATCGATGCCGGTGCCGTGGAGAAGGCTCCGCGGATTACTCAGTGCGCGACCAACATAACCCTGTGCAACACTCCGGGACAATGCACGGGCGCGACTGCGTTTGGCCAGCCCACGTTCGTGGGGGATGATCCGA encodes the following:
- a CDS encoding right-handed parallel beta-helix repeat-containing protein, translated to MKFLHSLPSAKTWLMYTTLVLTLCDGSARGATLTVTTTADDGTGSLRKAILNAAANDLIVFDPALDGQTISLTSGELFIARNLTIRGLGANRLTINANGLSRVFNVDTTEATLSDLTITGGFVGGTDPHSPGGGGIVNFSNLTLQRCHITGNHAEFHGGGIASYFNLVIDGCTISSNSAHSSIFRVPPTTAGDARGGGVYGAATIVFLNSTISGNVAFHDGGLFNITPSARGGGVYLEGTGSPRFESCTIVSNSIVLVPRPNFGPADGLAWGGGINIQNAEMTATLRNCILAGNSLSPSSIDCGPDVGCGGLISLGHNVVGNGQPGISGNAVGDKVGTSQNPIDPRLSPLKDNLGPTPTHALLKHSPAVNAGENAGASVADQRGEPRIVGGTIDAGAVEKAPRITQCATNITLCNTPGQCTGATAFGQPTFVGDDPTEILGFHYSRFPNVPLPIGTTPVTCTVVDSDGLTDTCVFQVVVKDCDAPVIQSQVATPSVLSPANNQLIPVTITVSGTDCTLPITSRVRRVIANQTLAAGDVEITGPLTLKLKARTSSPFQTRIYTIDVTHSDAAGNRINRTTTVSVPPF
- a CDS encoding CotH kinase family protein, translating into MIKIQLSENALRSLRREPRTYVQAKIQEGSNTYENVGIHLKGAAGSFRDVDNQPALTLNFDKFKKGQKFHGLDKLHLNNSVQDPSYLTELICSELFLEAGVPATRVSHAAVELNGRRLGLYVLKEGFGKPFLKRHFANVKGNLYDGGFLRDVTETLERISGTEEGQPAVERLVRACEISNPQLRRAELERRLDVERFLSFIAVEMMTWHWDGYLMKANNYRIYHDPDSDRIVFLPHGMDQMFWSPNGTVSPPPQGLVAASLLTASGMKARYRARAAELTTNVFIADRITARIRSVAARIRPVLAAQDAESATAHDAAVKNLARQVTQRAAYLRRILTEAAPTTPTFNAEGEAELSNWRTRIDAGAAQFRRAEEGGRQVLVIETAPSEPPSAGESSEACLASYRSVVLLEPGRYQLSGRMRTEKLVPISNSVRGSGAGLRISQRRRQQGLVNDSGWQEMRYEFIVGEQEEIELICDLRAQSGSAYFDAGSLRLKRLPAQPDPATKAAP